From the Lathyrus oleraceus cultivar Zhongwan6 chromosome 3, CAAS_Psat_ZW6_1.0, whole genome shotgun sequence genome, the window gtacccacACCCCTACAAATAACTTTTTTggaccaaaataccctcatataaatagggtattTTTTTCAGAAATGAAAGTTTTTTCCATTTGCGCTTGAAGACTTCCGGAACAGAcatttttgggattttttggcATTGTAAACCGAAACACtaagagtaagtcttccggttcacATAATGTATACCAGAACACTTATCCAAAGTCTTCCGGTTTGCTGCATTTTTGGGGCATTGAACTggaagtcttttagaaagtcttTCGGTTTGGTTGGCTGTGTACCAGAActctttcttaaagacttccgATTTGGATGAACTAAACCGGAACTCTTTTAAGAAGTGTTCCGGTAGTCAACCTTGTTTTTCTCCAcaccggaactcttctttgaagtgttccggtgcgtttttttttaatttttttaatttttaattatttttttataatattttttgtAGTGGTTCGAAGAGGAGGTGCAGATGGTAGGATTACAGACCGCATTTTAGGCCGGggtgcatcttcatctgcagcagAGCCGGTTGGATATCCAGGAGGAccgtacgatacgtctcttttggtgaagtacgagcatcatgttgctcgcCATTTATGGTTTGGTTAGGTAAATAAACGggatatatttgaaaatgaataatagttgaatattttatattgtgttttctaatatgtgttttaattgtttttaggaaagaggtccAAAGAAAGAGTTAAAGGTTGCTGGACATGGACTGAAGCTGACATCTAGGGTTCAACTGGCTATTCCACAACAGgtggagagttgggtatctagatctGGTTTATCTTCACTTCAGAGAACTAGTCTGAGCAAGATAGACATaaatcttgtctctgcatttgtggaaagatgacatctagagacatcttcatttcacatgtcgtttggtgaaatgagcattactttggaTGACGTCTCATGTCTGCTTCACTTACCCATCAGGGGTGTCTTCTGGAGTCCTCGGGATGTCACGGAAGAGGTAACTGTTGAACTTGTTGTTGACTACTTAGAAGTGTCACAGGGTGAGGCACAATCACATGTTCGTAGCTGCAGGGGTTCGTATTATTagttggagtggttatacgatttattcgtacAACATAGAGTTGCTTccagctgggcatatgcgacCAGAGCATATCTGTTGATGTTGGTGGCACGATACCTCCTACTGTTTACAGACTTAGATAGATGTTCgggatatagttggggagcagctgcactAGTTACCCTATACAGATATCTTTGAGATGCGTCCATGTTCAGTTGCAAGCagctcggtggatatcctactctcctacatgtatataatttaattttgtttattaagtgttggattcattttataaagtatgttaatttaatttgttttatttattatgtttttattttgtaacagtgctggattcacgagtactttccaactgttggaaaaagatGGGAGAATTGGAAACCAGCTGATAATTATGGTCTTCctcgagcgatgagatggtcCTATAGGCAAGGAGTCTTGAAGGTTgatgatttacgacctattttggaTGAGCTGACACTTGCCGACGTCATATGGcgtccatttgaggatcatagagcatggcGTCAGTTTGATGAGTTATGTCTCTACAGGAggtgtttgaagtggggtgacaCAGTTGTTTCATACTTGCCTGACATATGTTTACATCAGTTCGGGTACAAGCAGTATGTTCTATCCCTACCTCTTGATTGTATGATGGCGActgatattgatgttgattggattgGTTACCATCAGAGCATTATCGTTGTGATCCGTCCAACTACCCtggccaccactccatctgatgtagaagatggttatctggagtggtattattgtgtttcgcatccacgattggtccctccccatcgtgacAATCCAAGAGAGGTACCAGTTCTTGTTTATGACGCCAGACCATCTGATCCTAattgggctcgtgtatctacattgattcatcgTTATCTAAGACAGGTTAATGCCgaagaggaagatccacagtttgctgatttatttgaagctttgcatatttctcgttcacattgatttatgtattaagttttagaactgaatataatagacataatataaaattcatgttttgattacatattcatGTTTTGAGTACATAATCATGCTAATATAGGCgtaagtaattgccaatgttgTAGACGTCTTGCAAATCCTGACATCCAAGACGTTGCTGTATGAGAACGAAACTTCTTCCAATATAATGTGACCGGTGGCAACGGgaacccctctttcatgttaacctgataaagtgaaataattaaaatattaagtgaaataattaaaatattaagtcatataaaataacttgtcatacaaaatacgtacctgaacccaatgattttggttaacaaaaccaatgcaataaatagagaTATTTGGTgtttgtgaagattgagatgccttatcaacatactcatgatacgaagggtccctataaacatcatattatgctggttttttccctttcttctccactcctcctttggtttttagTTTCTCGGGTGGTGGACACAATGGAGTCATTGTTGGGTATGCTAGTTCACATATCCTACTCTTTAATGCCCTTTTCCCAATAACATCTAATGATCTAAATAGTTTCCACAATTCATCTATTGCATaagtcatatccacctctgaCCCATCATCTACACctacctctaactcaacttccatagttaatttcctccaatgaacatgaacaacatctatgggtatcggtataccacctagtgcgtatcttcctaactcacaagcacaagtTAACCCgtaagatgttctaagagtacaaccacatattttcctgttagttccaacataatcaactctcaataactcttcagcaatatgtctcaaagcagctcgagatacggaaccacgcaaataaccataaaagggacttatgtgcgcgtgctcaacttcgtaaaaactcttttgaaaagaagctctaatgtttccCAATTATAACGTCAAGTTGTTATTCATagcttcccaacatttgaccatgtcacctatactgtttcctaacatctgctttaacttctaatgagcagattcaaccctaaaaatattgaaaataacacataaaaagtacataaaaaaatatcacatataaaaataacacataaaaaattataacacgtaccgattagtcgttgtgttacccaaatgtagcactTGATTAATCCgtgctccaacaaatctatgtctatgtggagtcaaccatgtgtctttcatataattaataaatccactataatcaacacatgcttgctcaagttgatgcaacggttgaccatactcaacctcatcactagcccaaacaacttccatccataatgtgtctatcgtcttttgcaggtcattcaccacatgttgtttgcatttggcaccagcgttaatgtgaaatctacatagcaaattaatcgacTTGGGAAACATaatttcaattgctttcatcaaagcaagatctctatctgtcaaaatcacttgtgggcacaaatctttcttcacaaacaattctttaagtttctccaatacccagcaaaaattctctatctgctcagactccatatacgcaaatgcaacagcaaaagtcaactcggttgatgttatgccaacaatttcaaataaaggttgtctatatttgtttgtcttgtaggtgttatccataactaacacaataggaaaaatattcaacaacttaactgaattAGGATGGGCCAAAAATATATCTCTCACAacttccgagtcatccttttttctactccaatacacatagtatgcatcctcaataagcttaaacaatTGTCGTATCTCACTtctaggacctcttatctctttttgtatcacactcttatgcttgtatattTTCGTAATCCGACTGACATTCTCTGGATCtcggtcttgcaaggaaagcaatatgtgtctaggtgaTACATGTCTCTTTGTAAAATCAGCGACATGTTActtctcatctgtggtcaacctaccaataaaggaatgaccttctaatctatcaggtaaaccatgattatgtaacccacattttacatcaatcttctaaccagacccatctttcgccggagtcggcctgattttaaatgggcatccacatttcttggacgcactttgggttccactatcagtactcttgtgtttcccacctttatcacaactaaatattaatttgttacttctccctctcttccctgtttcagtatctgaatgactgataataacagttactttattatcgattccaacctctttaatccatctgatcacctattctcgtgtaccaaatctttcaGTCGTCATCagaagtatctacacatatttggggaagattttccattcctgcacaataaaaaaaattataaaaaaaaatgcAAACCGAAAGTCTTCAAAAAAGAGTTTCGGAATACATAAAACACAAATCGGAAGACTTCTtcaaagagttccggtatgtgTCACTTTGATTACCAGAACTCTTTCAATAAGTGTTCCGGAACGTGTCTTTTTTATTAAAGAACCAGAACTCTTTCTTGAAATCTTCCGGTTCACTTCTTGATGTGTTCCAGATGTCTTTTGtgaagtcttccggtttggaaaaGTATATACCAGACGTCTTTTTCCAGGAGTTTCGGTGCGAGGGTGAAATGTGtaatttttgaaaatttcaacggaatggtaaaaataaaatgataaattgGTTAAAACAAGTTAAGGGTAAAATtgatattttttaaaaattgtaGGGTATGAGACTAAACATACGGATACGGAATTAAAATTTTCAATCTTGAAGGAAAGGGAGTTCACAAACTCAATTCACAAGTCCTGACTCACCATACACTATCTcctaggggtggcaaaacgggctcggcccgcggggcgcccgttttgcccgcacttttgtgcggggcagaccaaggatttaggccctcaccctcaaatgtgtccgccccgccccgccccgttttttcgcaggcttttgcgggcacgtgtatttacataaatttttgcatttttagacttaaagagtgcagtgcccgcgggctttccccgccccgccctcacttttttgcgggaCGGGTCTAAGTTTTAAGCccgcatcctcaactatgaccgtcccgccccgccccgtttctttgtgggcttttgcggggcgggcctaaacgggTCAGGCTTGCCCGTTTGCCACCCGTACTATCTCCCTCTTCTAAAGCCCTCTCGCCGGAATACCTCCGCCACTGGAGCGACAGAGGTCCGAAAGTTACGCGACCTACATCAAAGGAGACGCCTCACTCTCCTCTACCGGATTCCACCAATCCCTTACTCCAATTCCCCTTTGTTAACCAAACCTAAAAAAATCTAAGAACCCTAGGTGAGATCTTTCCCAATTCAAACCTCGTATGGAGGTAATGGAGTCTACAAGCTTGGTATCACCGCTCACCTAACCAAGTCCTATTCAATGGTAACAAACGCGAGCCAAGATGAAAGAATTCATGCTTACCTTCGACGTCGACAATGAAGCACGAAGATGGCGATGCTTGAATATTGTTCAGGTACGAAATAATGGTTTCTCTTCTCTCCTATTCCTCTCCTATTTCATTCGTCTTCTTAATCCTCTTGTACATTGAGTCTCAACGCTCACGTGTTCTAGATTGGGACTGTGGAAGGTGCGACGGTACTGGTAGATTACAAAAAGGTTAATGAAGCGAAGCGTACCACGGACCCAGGACTGCATCAAGGTTCGTCTCAGGTATGCTTTTGGTATCTTCTTCTTTTACTTCTTTTATCGcctcttcttctcctcttcttGTTGTAATTCTGAGTGTTTGCGAGATTCGTCAGCAAGAGAATGACTGTTGCGTTGAGTTGTGTGAGGGATCACGGTGTGATTGTGAGTTTGCGGTGAAGTTGAGAGTTGCAATGAGGGAGAGTGAAAATGCTAATTCGTTAGAATACAAGATGAGGTCGTATTGTGACAAAACAGAACTGTAAA encodes:
- the LOC127128095 gene encoding uncharacterized protein LOC127128095 isoform X1 encodes the protein MKEFMLTFDVDNEARRWRCLNIVQIGTVEGATVLVDYKKVNEAKRTTDPGLHQGREFRCCAKLNLVRKNQLELSKGVGFVSIPCLIPNSVMDLYAGFVLNYID
- the LOC127128096 gene encoding protein FAR-RED ELONGATED HYPOCOTYL 3; translation: MDNTYKTNKYRQPLFEIVGITSTELTFAVAFAYMESEQIENFCWVLEKLKELFVKKDLCPQVILTDRDLALMKAIEIMFPKSINLLCRFHINAGAKCKQHVVNDLQKTIDTLWMEVVWASDEVEYGQPLHQLEQACVDYSGFINYMKDTWLTPHRHRFVGARINQVLHLGNTTTNRVESAH